A genomic stretch from Eptesicus fuscus isolate TK198812 chromosome 15, DD_ASM_mEF_20220401, whole genome shotgun sequence includes:
- the LOC114227415 gene encoding spermatogenesis-associated protein 31E1-like isoform X1, whose translation MKGEEPESPRSVVPRRSSRSRSRRKSGALKDDRECLRYLQKARELISLLRSHLGRPPDQCGFRQRSHQDKSASQEHHDRSTSGGRCQQEPLRPQDPCHRQSKKCVPTEEREGNRRPDPGKHRGGSAALRASQASGMSTAQDQKSAEPVRSQSCQGLWEGQAPAESLFKTRMRHLLQGVLPRKGKGREGPQHRGPPAAATARSWGPGRRRSVMDSRAAEAHVLQTAAGPEEGTALHPGLHAPEVHGHKGGLQAPAGPHLSRLGVLCHGGVARDHHATPSGHNKSGWSTTGDSKVAFPPREPEAPGRHCQHGPRVAGPSGRPRRCPRPCPKARSDSWGRPEHAAHVLPDGTYVQESTFALYRETLSSCVRPTPASLPLLSWTRTTTTVVTVGWAGGGHRSDK comes from the exons ATGAAAGGGGAAGAACCAGAGAGCCCG CGTTCAGTGGTgcccaggaggagcagcaggagcaggagcaggaggaaaagTGGAGCTTTGAAAG ACGACAGAGAGTGCCTGCGGTACCTGCAAAAGGCTCGGGAATTGATTAGTCTTCTGCGAAG CCACCTGGGGAGGCCCCCTGACCAGTGCGGCTTTCGTCAGCGCTCCCATCAAGACAAGTCAGCTTCCCAGGAGCACCATGACCGCAGTACAAGTGGAGGGCGCTGCCAGCAGGAGCCCCTCAGACCTCAGGACCCATGTCACAGACAGAGCAAGAAGTGTGTCCCcactgaggagagggagggcaacaGGAGGCCGGATCCAGGGAAGCACAGAGGGGGGTCGGCAGCACTGAGGGCCTCTCAAGCCAGTGGGATGAGCACTGCCCAGGATCAGAAATCAGCAGAGCCAGTCAGAAGCCAGTCCTGCCAGGGCTTGTGGGAGGGACAGGCCCCTGCAGAAAGCCTGTTCAAGACGAGGATGAGGCACCTTCTGCAGGGGGTGCTCCCCAGGAAAGGCAAAGGACGGGAAGGTCCCCAGCACAGAGGCCCGCCTGCAGCAGCCACTGCCCGCAGCTGGGGGCCAGGCAGACGCAGATCGGTGATGGACAGCAGAGCTGCGGAGGCTCACGTGCTCCAGACAGCTGCTGGCCCAGAGGAGGGCACAGCACTTCACCCGGGACTTCATGCCCCAGAGGTACATGGGCACAAAGGAGGACTCCAGGCTCCAGCAGGTCCCCATCTCAGCCGCCTCGGCGTTCTCTGCCACGGAGGGGTGGCCCGTGATCACCACGCCACCCCCAGTGGCCACAACAAGAGCGGGTGGAGCACAACTGGGGACAGCAAGGTGGCCTTCCCACCCAGGGAGCCAGAGGCCCCAGGCAGACACTGCCAGCATGGGCCGAGGGTGGCAGGGCCCTCAGGCCGACCCCGCCGCTGCCCAAGACCCTGTCCCAAGGCAAGATCTGACTCCTGGGGTCGGCCAGAGCACGCTGCGCATGTCCTTCCTGATGGGACTTACGTACAAGAAAGCACATTTGCTCTGTACAGGGAAACCCTTTCCTCCTGTGTGCGCCCAACACCAGCATCGTTGCCTCTCCTCTCATGGACAAGGACAACGACAACAGTGGTGACGGTGGGATGGGCCGGTGGGGGACACAGAAGTGATAAATAG
- the LOC114227415 gene encoding spermatogenesis-associated protein 31E1-like isoform X2, translating to MPSWASCVGCCSSLCAPTAPRVMDPHHHRGNIETPGSHLGRPPDQCGFRQRSHQDKSASQEHHDRSTSGGRCQQEPLRPQDPCHRQSKKCVPTEEREGNRRPDPGKHRGGSAALRASQASGMSTAQDQKSAEPVRSQSCQGLWEGQAPAESLFKTRMRHLLQGVLPRKGKGREGPQHRGPPAAATARSWGPGRRRSVMDSRAAEAHVLQTAAGPEEGTALHPGLHAPEVHGHKGGLQAPAGPHLSRLGVLCHGGVARDHHATPSGHNKSGWSTTGDSKVAFPPREPEAPGRHCQHGPRVAGPSGRPRRCPRPCPKARSDSWGRPEHAAHVLPDGTYVQESTFALYRETLSSCVRPTPASLPLLSWTRTTTTVVTVGWAGGGHRSDK from the coding sequence CCACCTGGGGAGGCCCCCTGACCAGTGCGGCTTTCGTCAGCGCTCCCATCAAGACAAGTCAGCTTCCCAGGAGCACCATGACCGCAGTACAAGTGGAGGGCGCTGCCAGCAGGAGCCCCTCAGACCTCAGGACCCATGTCACAGACAGAGCAAGAAGTGTGTCCCcactgaggagagggagggcaacaGGAGGCCGGATCCAGGGAAGCACAGAGGGGGGTCGGCAGCACTGAGGGCCTCTCAAGCCAGTGGGATGAGCACTGCCCAGGATCAGAAATCAGCAGAGCCAGTCAGAAGCCAGTCCTGCCAGGGCTTGTGGGAGGGACAGGCCCCTGCAGAAAGCCTGTTCAAGACGAGGATGAGGCACCTTCTGCAGGGGGTGCTCCCCAGGAAAGGCAAAGGACGGGAAGGTCCCCAGCACAGAGGCCCGCCTGCAGCAGCCACTGCCCGCAGCTGGGGGCCAGGCAGACGCAGATCGGTGATGGACAGCAGAGCTGCGGAGGCTCACGTGCTCCAGACAGCTGCTGGCCCAGAGGAGGGCACAGCACTTCACCCGGGACTTCATGCCCCAGAGGTACATGGGCACAAAGGAGGACTCCAGGCTCCAGCAGGTCCCCATCTCAGCCGCCTCGGCGTTCTCTGCCACGGAGGGGTGGCCCGTGATCACCACGCCACCCCCAGTGGCCACAACAAGAGCGGGTGGAGCACAACTGGGGACAGCAAGGTGGCCTTCCCACCCAGGGAGCCAGAGGCCCCAGGCAGACACTGCCAGCATGGGCCGAGGGTGGCAGGGCCCTCAGGCCGACCCCGCCGCTGCCCAAGACCCTGTCCCAAGGCAAGATCTGACTCCTGGGGTCGGCCAGAGCACGCTGCGCATGTCCTTCCTGATGGGACTTACGTACAAGAAAGCACATTTGCTCTGTACAGGGAAACCCTTTCCTCCTGTGTGCGCCCAACACCAGCATCGTTGCCTCTCCTCTCATGGACAAGGACAACGACAACAGTGGTGACGGTGGGATGGGCCGGTGGGGGACACAGAAGTGATAAATAG
- the LOC114227415 gene encoding spermatogenesis-associated protein 31E1-like isoform X3: MKGEEPESPRSVVPRRSSRSRSRRKSGALKDDRECLRYLQKARELISLLRSHLGRPPDQCGFRQRSHQDKSASQEHHDRSTSGGRCQQEPLRPQDPCHRQSKKCVPTEEREGNRRPDPGKHRGGSAALRASQASGMSTAQDQKSAEPVRSQSCQGLWEGQAPAESLFKTRMRHLLQGVLPRKGKGREGPQHRGPPAAATARSWGPGRRRSVMDSRAAEAHVLQTAAGPEEGTALHPGLHAPEGNPFLLCAPNTSIVASPLMDKDNDNSGDGGMGRWGTQK; encoded by the exons ATGAAAGGGGAAGAACCAGAGAGCCCG CGTTCAGTGGTgcccaggaggagcagcaggagcaggagcaggaggaaaagTGGAGCTTTGAAAG ACGACAGAGAGTGCCTGCGGTACCTGCAAAAGGCTCGGGAATTGATTAGTCTTCTGCGAAG CCACCTGGGGAGGCCCCCTGACCAGTGCGGCTTTCGTCAGCGCTCCCATCAAGACAAGTCAGCTTCCCAGGAGCACCATGACCGCAGTACAAGTGGAGGGCGCTGCCAGCAGGAGCCCCTCAGACCTCAGGACCCATGTCACAGACAGAGCAAGAAGTGTGTCCCcactgaggagagggagggcaacaGGAGGCCGGATCCAGGGAAGCACAGAGGGGGGTCGGCAGCACTGAGGGCCTCTCAAGCCAGTGGGATGAGCACTGCCCAGGATCAGAAATCAGCAGAGCCAGTCAGAAGCCAGTCCTGCCAGGGCTTGTGGGAGGGACAGGCCCCTGCAGAAAGCCTGTTCAAGACGAGGATGAGGCACCTTCTGCAGGGGGTGCTCCCCAGGAAAGGCAAAGGACGGGAAGGTCCCCAGCACAGAGGCCCGCCTGCAGCAGCCACTGCCCGCAGCTGGGGGCCAGGCAGACGCAGATCGGTGATGGACAGCAGAGCTGCGGAGGCTCACGTGCTCCAGACAGCTGCTGGCCCAGAGGAGGGCACAGCACTTCACCCGGGACTTCATGCCCCAGAG GGAAACCCTTTCCTCCTGTGTGCGCCCAACACCAGCATCGTTGCCTCTCCTCTCATGGACAAGGACAACGACAACAGTGGTGACGGTGGGATGGGCCGGTGGGGGACACAGAAGTGA